The region GGCTACTTAACATACGGAACAATGGCTGGTACAGTTGCTTCTGCATTAAGCTGATATCTGTAGTGGTAACAATGATCCTGACATTTGAATGTACCAGTTTGCTTCCTCCTATTCTCAGGAATTCCCCGGTTTTCATAAATTTTAGAAAAATTTTCTGAATGTTTAAAGACATGTTTTCTATGTTTTTGATGATCAGTGTTCCATTATTTACCAATTCCAGATATCCAATTCTTTTTTCTTCCTCGGTGGTAAATGTAATTTTTTCCTTTCCGAACAATTCAGACTCGACTTGATCAAGTTGTCTTCTTTCATTATGGATGGGTATTCTTTCCATCCTTCTCTCTTTTGGTAGTACTATTTCAAAAACAGGGGATTTCGCCTTTGCGCTGTCTGTATGTATCTTTCTGGAAATAATCTCTTTTCCCGTACCTGGTTTACCGATGATGGTGACAGGAGCATCATTTTCTGAGAATTTTTTGGCTTCCTTAAATACACTCTGCATTTTTTTAGATTTCCAGACTACACCGCTATACTGGTAATTCTTTGTTTTCTGAAGGTATCTGCTTAAAGCAATCTCATATTCTTTCAGACCAATATTTTTTATGTTTTGATTTTCAATTCGTTCGGAAAGCAATTTATTAAAATGTTTATTAATATGGGGGTTTTTTGAGATAATGTCATCAAAATCACTCTTTGTGATAGAATAAAGAAGAGAATCTTCATTTGCTTTTACTGTGGCGCAACAAGGTTCACCGGTAAGCAGAGACATTTCACCAAAACATTTCCCATTTGGTATAGTTGCAATAATAAATTCTTCGTGTTCTGATTCAGATACAACTCGGGCGCTTCCCGTTTTGATCAAGTAAAGGCGGGCCCCGACCGAACCTCTCTTTATAACAATATTATCTTTGGAGAAGGAGTTAATTTGGATCTTTGCAGAGATTTTTTCTAATGATTCTCTAGGCAGCTCCTTAAAGAGAGAAACTTTCCCCAAGAATTCCATTATATCTTCACTGTTTTTTTCGAATATCGTTAGTTTCTTTTCCATATATTTTGCACAGTTACTTTTCTGTTAATATGTAAACACCATCCCAATTTTCCGGAGGAGGATTCTGTGTGTATGCTTTACATCTTTCCAAATATGTTAATGCTGGTCCATCATGAGGGACCTTGACCACCGCTTTTTGAAACATGTCTATTGCGTTCTGCCACTCTTTTTTTTTATACGCTATCAGCCCCTCTTCATAAAGTTCTAAAACTATACGTTTCGCATTTGATATTTCTCCCTTCCGGCCAATGAGTTCATATACTTTGACCGGTTTCTTCTTTCCGATAACCCGGATCATATCCAACTCTCTCGCCTCTATATGGTCACTGGCCAGTTCATAAGTTCTTTCACTTATCATTGTATAAGTTCCATAATACTTATTGGCGGCTTCCAGTCTGGCACCGAGATTGACCTCATCTCCGATTACGGTATATGAAAGCCTGTTAGTTGAACCTACATTTCCCACGAGTACACGGCCAGTGTTCAGGCCGATCCTGGCCTTTATCTGGAGCCGTCCTTCCTTCTTAAATTTTGTGTTCAACTCACATATTCTTTTTTGATTATCAATGGACGCCAGGCATGCCTTTAGCGCGTGGTCAGGTTGCTCCAGTGGTGTCCCAAACGCCGCGACGATTGCGTCTCCGATGTATTTGTCCAGAAATCCTCCATAGCCAAGTATCTGGTCTGTCATCTCACTTAAATATTCATTAAGAAGTTCTATTAATTCGGACGGTTTCAGCTTTTCTGAAATAGAGCTGAATTTTTCAATATCGGAGAAGTATACGGTGACCTCCCTCTCTTCACCACCGAGCTTTATATCTTCGGGTTCTTTCAATATTTCATGTACTACCTTCGGATCCATAAAGTTCTCAAACGCGGTTTTGACCCCTTTTCTCAGTTTTTCTTCGGACATGAAGCGATACAAAATAATTGAAGAAAAACATATAATTATTGTAATACCCGGGTACGTTACGTTCAACCATGTCCCATCATTTACGAATCTTTCATAAACATAATAATAATACCCGGCCCATAAAAAGATACTTGCCACAGCCCCCCAGATTGAGGGAAGCAGTGGCAGGACTATGCCCATTACAAGGCTTATGCAGATGATTGCGATTATGTCATGAAGCACTTCCCACTCTCCTCTTACCACAAACTTTTCATGTAATATATTTTCTGTAATTGTAGCATGCTTTTCTACGCCCGGTGTCTGCGATGAAAATGGGGTCGCTATGTAGTCGCCCAGACCAAATGCAGTTGCACCTAGAAAAACTATTTTATTGTTGAATGCATCAGGAGATACCTTACCTTCTATGACATCACAGAACGAAAAATATTTGAACGTGGATTCAGGGCCGCAGTAGTTGATCATCATCCGGTTCCAGCTATCTATGGGAATTTCAGTCTCCTTAAAGACCAGCTTTTCTGTCAGCACCAGCTTCAGCTCGCCATAATCGATATTTTTATATATTCTGGCCGCCTGGACACCAAGCGGGGGATAAAATTCATTTTCAAAATGAATAGCCATATACTCACTCCTGACAATTCCGGAATAATCAACATTCGTATCCACAAATCCCTGATAAGTTACCCACTCCGCGAACGGATCAATCATATTGATGACCCCAACGGCCGTCTTTGGCCTGTAAAGTGCCAGAATATTATTCATTATCTCTTTTCGGTTTTTAGAAGTTAGTACTGTTAATTGATTACCATCAGGGCTCTTCTTCTTGCTACTTATATCCCCTCCTACCAGGACCGGGAAATAAGCGGATTCTTTCAGTAATTCTTTGCCGAGGGATGAGACCTCTTTACCCGTAAATCCGGTAGTGTTTCTTTGTGTCATGTAAACAAAATCAATCGCGGAAATAATATCCATTCCACTATCCATCACCGCTCTTCTAAAAGCCTCTTTGAGCCTGCTATCTTCATCAAATGTTTTTCGTTTTTCATATAACGCAGACAGAAACTGCTCTTTATCGGTCTCTTCAGGCAGGTTTTTCCACAGAGGGGACTCATTGTAATCTCTGGTCAGTATGTCAAAGGTCTTCAAAATATCAGTGTTTTGTTCCTCAGAGTAGATAACATCCAGAGCAAGTAGCTTCGCTTTCGCTGCTGATACTTTATCAACTAATTCTGCGATATAACGTCTTGACCACGGGTAACGTCCCAGTTTTTCTATGCTGTTTTCATCTATTGCGACTATTACAATTTCGTCACCGGTGTCGCGCTTTCCCCTTATTTGAAATCTCATATCCATGGATTTCTGTTCAATGGCTTTGAAAATCCTCAGCAGCTTAAACGTATCACGGTCTTCAAGATTATAGATTGTAATGACAATAATTAAGATAAAGATTGAAATAAGGATTGATATGGTTTTTTTGCCGGGCTTTATACTTTTAATAAAACTCATTTTAGTTAGTGATTATTAAAAAGATATCGATAAAATTTCATAAAAAAATCTACTTCAAGGGTAAGTTTAGTATTGACAAAGTTGTTTACATTTGTAAATTGTAGCATAAACAGAGCTATAACGTAATGTAAATCTGCAGTTATATAGCTCAGAACTACTACTAAATACTAAAGGCGTTTGATATTGTAGGGTGGCATGGAAAAACTTTGTTTGTCAATGCCACCGCATATAGGTTCAGGAAAAACATTGATGAGTATACTGGATTTTTTATCAAAGCAGGCTTGTTACTATTTATGTTTAACACTACTTGGCAGAGGTTTCCTCAGGCACATCTGTCCTGACGGCTTAATGGCACGTGCGGCATTGACGAAAAACACATCTGCTTCATTCAGAACAGGCCTGACGGACTATTTTGTGCTTTTCTTCTTACTCTATATTGTGGTATTTACGTTATTAATTTCGTCCTGGTCTTACGCGCAGGACGCTGCTGGTGTGACAGGCACAGAACAGGATATCACTGCAGTTGTAGCCGCACCACGAGGTGTCACAGTCGGGAGTGGGGCGTCTCTTGATATTAACAACGGCGCTCTTACCATACCATACGATATTATTAATAACGGAACATTACAGACAAGTACCGGCACTCTCGAAGTAGGTGGAAACTGGGTAAATACCGGGACGTTTACTTCGGGGACAGGTTTGGTAAATTTGATAGACGGTCAGAGCCCTGTTGGTATTTCAGGCAATAGCACTTTCTACAATTTCAGCGCTACAACTAATACCGGTAAAAGGCTGGAACTTGATGTTGCCAACACTCAGACAATAACCAATTTGCTGACACTGCAGGGAGCTGTTGGAAATTTACTATTTTTAAGAAGCAGCGCTGATGGTCAACAGGCCCGTATAGATCTTCAGTCCGGTGGTACGCAGTTGATAGACTATATTGATGTAAAGGATCTGGATGCCACTGGAGAGTCGCTTGCTCCAGGGTCGCCCGGCGATTACAATTCTGTTGATTCCGGTAATAACAACAACTGGTTTCAGGCTATTGACAGTGATGGTGACGGCATACCGGACCCATGGGAGATAAGTAATTTCGGAGATCTTGCCACGGCAAATGGGACGACCGATTTTGATAATGACGGCCTTCTTGACATAGATGAGAGTTTAAACGGTACAAACCCAAAGAATACCGACAGTGACGGTGACGGAATGGATGACGGCTGGGAGGTTACTAATGGGCTTGGCCCATTGGTGGATGACAGTGGTCTGGATCCGGATGGAGACGGTCTTACTAACTTACAGGAATATAACAATGGTATCAATAGTACAGATCCAAACGTTTCAGATCTGACAATAACGGCTATTACACCTTCAATCGGTACAAGTGATGGAGTAGTTAATATAACGGACATCTCCGGCAGTGGATTTGACAACGGGGCCGCGGTCAGACTTGTAAAGGCCGGCGAATCTGATATTAATGCTACGGGTGTGACCGTTGTCGGTCCTACAATGATAACGTGCGCCTTTGATATTACAAACGTCTCTACCGGAGGGTGGGACGTTGTGGTGATGAACCCGGATACCCAATCAGTTACACGTACTAATGGCTTTATTGTCAAATGTCCCACTCCAACATGCTCAATAGATTTAATACCGCCCGGGCCGAAATATGGTGTGAAGGTAAGTTTCAGCAACCCTTGTTCAGAGCCCCAATTGATAGAGCTGAAGATTTGGGCTGAGTATGGGGGAGTGAATATTGTGTTATTGAACGTCGGCGCTGGCCGCAAAACCTCGTTTCCTGCCGGACTTGAAAGCATAGATATCACGTTAATTCCCCAGGGGTCATTTGATTTTATAACAGGTGTTCGATGGTGGATAAGGTTAATAGACCCTGTTTCGGGTGAGACCTTTGACGATAACTCCGTGATAATACCGTAAGGAAATTCAATATTTTTATAACACTGTAGGGTGGCAAAAAAATTGCAGAAGGCTTAGTTTAAGGAGGTATAAATATTATGAAAACAGACAAGAAGCATTATCTTTTGTTCCTTATGTCAGTAGCCATTCTGGCAGCTGTTTTTGCGCTGCCGAGTGGAATTCATGCCGCTAATATCGTGGCTAAACTCCCGTCTAATGATGGAAACGATGCTTTTGAGGTGCAGGACTCCGGGAGCGTCTCTCTAATGGATGTCCTGTCAGATGGGAAGGTTGGCATTGGGACTGCTACTCCTAAAGAGATATTTCAGATTGGAGATCGCTGGACGTTTTCAGATGGTGGCTGGAAAGTGATGGGGCTTAATTCGTTCTGGGATGGCGTGAATGATGTCAGGATAGAAAACGGCCCGTCTGCAGCCTTGGCATTTACCTCTTTAGGAGATATCCTGTTCAGGACAGCATCGTCAGGGAGCACCGGAGACCTTCTTGATGGAGGCGGATTTTCAACGTGGGTGACACCGCCATTTATCATAAAGAATGACGGCAAAGTCGGTATAGGGACTTCGTCACCGTCCAGGAGGTTTGAGATTTTTGAATCTGATACCGGGGCCCACCAGCAGATATTAAGTATCAGTAGTGTATTTGGAGGAAGCGTAAACAATTTCCGCAGTATTGTATGGCGCGATGAGTTTGATCAGACAGTTGCGGGAATTGGTTCCGTCTGGGACGGCACCTCTAACAATATCCATTTTCACAGTCAGTACAAAGGCGGTGTCAAGAGTGAATCTGATGTGACGATGAGTATTATGGGGACCGGCAAAGTCGGTATCGGCACGACAGTTCCGTCAGCAATTCTAAGCGTGAAAGACGATCTTTCAAGCACTTCAAATGCCATGCAGATAGATACTGACGGATCAGGAACAGCGCTTTATGTAGCAGTAGAGGGTACCGGGGATGTTCTCCACGCATTTCAATCTACTACGGACAATGGGCTTACAGTGAAGAATTCCGGCAACGTTGGTATT is a window of Candidatus Scalindua japonica DNA encoding:
- a CDS encoding CHASE2 domain-containing protein, which gives rise to MSFIKSIKPGKKTISILISIFILIIVITIYNLEDRDTFKLLRIFKAIEQKSMDMRFQIRGKRDTGDEIVIVAIDENSIEKLGRYPWSRRYIAELVDKVSAAKAKLLALDVIYSEEQNTDILKTFDILTRDYNESPLWKNLPEETDKEQFLSALYEKRKTFDEDSRLKEAFRRAVMDSGMDIISAIDFVYMTQRNTTGFTGKEVSSLGKELLKESAYFPVLVGGDISSKKKSPDGNQLTVLTSKNRKEIMNNILALYRPKTAVGVINMIDPFAEWVTYQGFVDTNVDYSGIVRSEYMAIHFENEFYPPLGVQAARIYKNIDYGELKLVLTEKLVFKETEIPIDSWNRMMINYCGPESTFKYFSFCDVIEGKVSPDAFNNKIVFLGATAFGLGDYIATPFSSQTPGVEKHATITENILHEKFVVRGEWEVLHDIIAIICISLVMGIVLPLLPSIWGAVASIFLWAGYYYYVYERFVNDGTWLNVTYPGITIIICFSSIILYRFMSEEKLRKGVKTAFENFMDPKVVHEILKEPEDIKLGGEEREVTVYFSDIEKFSSISEKLKPSELIELLNEYLSEMTDQILGYGGFLDKYIGDAIVAAFGTPLEQPDHALKACLASIDNQKRICELNTKFKKEGRLQIKARIGLNTGRVLVGNVGSTNRLSYTVIGDEVNLGARLEAANKYYGTYTMISERTYELASDHIEARELDMIRVIGKKKPVKVYELIGRKGEISNAKRIVLELYEEGLIAYKKKEWQNAIDMFQKAVVKVPHDGPALTYLERCKAYTQNPPPENWDGVYILTEK
- a CDS encoding IPT/TIG domain-containing protein produces the protein MEKLCLSMPPHIGSGKTLMSILDFLSKQACYYLCLTLLGRGFLRHICPDGLMARAALTKNTSASFRTGLTDYFVLFFLLYIVVFTLLISSWSYAQDAAGVTGTEQDITAVVAAPRGVTVGSGASLDINNGALTIPYDIINNGTLQTSTGTLEVGGNWVNTGTFTSGTGLVNLIDGQSPVGISGNSTFYNFSATTNTGKRLELDVANTQTITNLLTLQGAVGNLLFLRSSADGQQARIDLQSGGTQLIDYIDVKDLDATGESLAPGSPGDYNSVDSGNNNNWFQAIDSDGDGIPDPWEISNFGDLATANGTTDFDNDGLLDIDESLNGTNPKNTDSDGDGMDDGWEVTNGLGPLVDDSGLDPDGDGLTNLQEYNNGINSTDPNVSDLTITAITPSIGTSDGVVNITDISGSGFDNGAAVRLVKAGESDINATGVTVVGPTMITCAFDITNVSTGGWDVVVMNPDTQSVTRTNGFIVKCPTPTCSIDLIPPGPKYGVKVSFSNPCSEPQLIELKIWAEYGGVNIVLLNVGAGRKTSFPAGLESIDITLIPQGSFDFITGVRWWIRLIDPVSGETFDDNSVIIP